One window of Quercus robur chromosome 5, dhQueRobu3.1, whole genome shotgun sequence genomic DNA carries:
- the LOC126726215 gene encoding protein MALE DISCOVERER 2-like isoform X4 — translation MGGRWKFSCFVALVLLSGFRGCWSLNDEGSALLEFRATIEYDPYGALANWNADDPDPCLWLGVCCINGEVQVLDLSGLSLEGTLAPEIGKLSNLRSLVLFKNHFSGAIPKELADLTKLEQLDLRDNNLRGTIPAEIGRMRSLKRLLLCDNKFEGSIPLELERLHKLSELKFDDNLSAAVATGIDYVNRKFGHWFKFGKDSPHGNGDSCYDKLASSSEPHMVHIAQKLVNFARRRLLEQSSNLAAAPASDGSSPSGPIIALPTMRSSGAFPAVPNEKKKKSPPPAPQPSPAHPNSSNSNRHPVQTPGSPRNTDNQKPSNSGTSGNTWKYIIITAGVAVLLILAAAIFCMFRSQAVATIGPWKTGLSGQLQKAFITGVPKLNRPELETACEDFSNIIDTFDGCIVYKGTLSSGVEIAVASTLIKTSKEWTKNSEIAYRKKIDTLSRLNHKNFVNLIGYCEEDEPFVRMMVFEYAPSGTLFEHLHVKEVEHLDWNARIRVIMGTAYCLQYMHHDLNPPVAHSNLNSGAIYLTDDYAAKIAEISFWTDAATKSKTSGEDDKETSELPPFADPETNVYSFGILLLEIISGKLQYSEEQGYLVHWAAEYLNDKRSISYLIDPTLKSFKNNELDVICEVIQECIRPDPRQRLTMRDVVSKLREVIAISPDQATPRLSPLWWAELEILSVEAT, via the exons ATGGGGGGTAGATGGAAGTTCTCGTGTTTCGTGGCATTGGTTCTTCTTTCGGGTTTCCGGGGATGTTGGTCGCTTAATGATGAAG GGTCAGCCTTGTTGGAATTCCGGGCCACAATAGAGTATGATCCGTATGGTGCTCTTGCAAATTGGAATGCTGATGACCCTGATCCTTGCTTGTGGTTGGGAGTTTGTTGCATCAATGGAGAAGTACAAGTGCT GGATCTGAGTGGGCTTTCTTTGGAGGGGACACTGGCACCTGAGATTGGGAAACTAAGTAACTTACGATCTCT TGTACTCTTCAAGAACCATTTCTCTGGTGCCATTCCTAAAGAGCTTGCAGACCTTACAAAGTTGGAGCAGTTGGACTTGAGAGACAATAACTTGAGGGGAACTATTCCAGCAGAAATAGGCAGGATGCGGTCACTAAAACGCTT ATTGCTTTGTGACAATAAATTTGAAGGCAGCATTCCTTTGGAACTTGAGAGGCTCCACAAGCTCTCTGAATtgaaatttgatgataaccTTTCAGCTGCTGTGGCCACAGGCATCGACTATGTAAATCGAAAGTTTGGACACTG GTTTAAGTTTGGAAAGGACAGTCCGCATGGAAATGGAGACAGTTGCTATGATAAACTAGCTA GTTCATCTGAGCCACACATGGTCCATATTGCTCAGAAGCTTGTTAATTTTGCACGTCGTAGGCTACTTGAGCAATCCAGTAACCTTGCAGCTGCACCTGCTAGTGATGGGTCATCACCCTCTGGACCAATCATTGCTCTTCCAACTATGCGGAGTAGTGGGGCTTTCCCAGCTGtaccaaatgaaaagaagaaaaaatctcCCCCACCTGCACCACAGCCTTCTCCTGCTCATCCTAATAGTTCAAATTCTAACAGACATCCAGTCCAAACCCCTGGTTCTCCTAGAAATACAGACAATCAAAAGCCTTCTAATAGTGGAACCTCTGGAAATACGTGGAAATATATCATTATTACTGCGGGTGTTGCTGTCTTGCTCATTCTTGCAGCAGCTATTTTCTGCATGTTCCGAAGCCAAGCAGTGGCAACCATAGGTCCTTGGAAAACTGGATTGAGTGGACAGTTGCAGAAAGCATTCATAACAG GGGTGCCCAAGTTGAATCGACCAGAGCTGGAAACAGCCTGTGAAGATTTCAGCAATATAATTGATACTTTTGATGGTTGCATTGTATATAAGGGAACACTGTCCAGTGGAGTTGAGATTGCCGTTGCTTcaacattaattaaaacttCCAAAGAGTGGACAAAGAACTCAGAGATAGCGTACCGAAAAAAG ATTGATACATTGTCACGGTTGAATCATAAGAACTTTGTCAATCTTATTGGCTACTGTGAGGAGGATGAACCCTTTGTTAGGATGATGGTGTTTGAGTATGCACCTAGTGGAACCCTCTTTGAGCATCTGCATG TTAAAGAAGTTGAACATCTTGACTGGAATGCAAGGATAAGGGTTATTATGGGAACAGCTTATTGTCTTCAATATATGCACCATGATCTGAATCCACCAGTAGCACATTCTAACCTGAATTCAGGTGCTATCTATTTAACAGATGATTATGCTGCTAAG ATTGCAGAAATCAGTTTCTGGACAGATGCTGCAACCAAGTCAAAGACCTCAGGTGAAGATGATAAAGAGACTTCAGAATTACCACCATTTGCTGATCCAGAAACAAATGTCTACAGTTTTGGAATATTGTTACTAGAAATCATTTCTGGAAAGCTCCAGTACTCAGAAGAACAAGGGTACCTTGTTCactgg GCTGCTGAATATTTAAATGACAAGCGGAGCATCAGCTACCTGATTGATCCGACACTCAAGTCCTTCAAAAATAATGAGCTTGATGTCATCTGTGAGGTTATCCAAGAATGCATCCGACCGGATCCAAGGCAGAGACTAACAATGAGGGACGTTGTTTCCAAATTGAGGGAAGTGATTGCTATCTCACCTGATCAAGCGACGCCAAGGCTTTCTCCCCTCTGGTGGGCTGAACTTGAGATCTTATCCGTGGAGGCAACTTAA
- the LOC126726215 gene encoding protein MALE DISCOVERER 2-like isoform X2 has translation MGGRWKFSCFVALVLLSGFRGCWSLNDEGSALLEFRATIEYDPYGALANWNADDPDPCLWLGVCCINGEVQVLDLSGLSLEGTLAPEIGKLSNLRSLVLFKNHFSGAIPKELADLTKLEQLDLRDNNLRGTIPAEIGRMRSLKRLLLCDNKFEGSIPLELERLHKLSELKFDDNLSAAVATGIDYVNRKFGHCNGHGNSKQFNKADLFIIPIKGALMRYLHVLPLSLFKFGKDSPHGNGDSCYDKLASSSEPHMVHIAQKLVNFARRRLLEQSSNLAAAPASDGSSPSGPIIALPTMRSSGAFPAVPNEKKKKSPPPAPQPSPAHPNSSNSNRHPVQTPGSPRNTDNQKPSNSGTSGNTWKYIIITAGVAVLLILAAAIFCMFRSQAVATIGPWKTGLSGQLQKAFITGVPKLNRPELETACEDFSNIIDTFDGCIVYKGTLSSGVEIAVASTLIKTSKEWTKNSEIAYRKKIDTLSRLNHKNFVNLIGYCEEDEPFVRMMVFEYAPSGTLFEHLHVKEVEHLDWNARIRVIMGTAYCLQYMHHDLNPPVAHSNLNSGAIYLTDDYAAKIAEISFWTDAATKSKTSGEDDKETSELPPFADPETNVYSFGILLLEIISGKLQYSEEQGYLVHWAAEYLNDKRSISYLIDPTLKSFKNNELDVICEVIQECIRPDPRQRLTMRDVVSKLREVIAISPDQATPRLSPLWWAELEILSVEAT, from the exons ATGGGGGGTAGATGGAAGTTCTCGTGTTTCGTGGCATTGGTTCTTCTTTCGGGTTTCCGGGGATGTTGGTCGCTTAATGATGAAG GGTCAGCCTTGTTGGAATTCCGGGCCACAATAGAGTATGATCCGTATGGTGCTCTTGCAAATTGGAATGCTGATGACCCTGATCCTTGCTTGTGGTTGGGAGTTTGTTGCATCAATGGAGAAGTACAAGTGCT GGATCTGAGTGGGCTTTCTTTGGAGGGGACACTGGCACCTGAGATTGGGAAACTAAGTAACTTACGATCTCT TGTACTCTTCAAGAACCATTTCTCTGGTGCCATTCCTAAAGAGCTTGCAGACCTTACAAAGTTGGAGCAGTTGGACTTGAGAGACAATAACTTGAGGGGAACTATTCCAGCAGAAATAGGCAGGATGCGGTCACTAAAACGCTT ATTGCTTTGTGACAATAAATTTGAAGGCAGCATTCCTTTGGAACTTGAGAGGCTCCACAAGCTCTCTGAATtgaaatttgatgataaccTTTCAGCTGCTGTGGCCACAGGCATCGACTATGTAAATCGAAAGTTTGGACACTG CAATGGgcatggaaattcaaaacaattcAATAAGGCAGATTTGTTTATAATCCCAATTAAAGGAGCTCTTATGCGTTATCTCCATGTCCTGCCTTTGTCACT GTTTAAGTTTGGAAAGGACAGTCCGCATGGAAATGGAGACAGTTGCTATGATAAACTAGCTA GTTCATCTGAGCCACACATGGTCCATATTGCTCAGAAGCTTGTTAATTTTGCACGTCGTAGGCTACTTGAGCAATCCAGTAACCTTGCAGCTGCACCTGCTAGTGATGGGTCATCACCCTCTGGACCAATCATTGCTCTTCCAACTATGCGGAGTAGTGGGGCTTTCCCAGCTGtaccaaatgaaaagaagaaaaaatctcCCCCACCTGCACCACAGCCTTCTCCTGCTCATCCTAATAGTTCAAATTCTAACAGACATCCAGTCCAAACCCCTGGTTCTCCTAGAAATACAGACAATCAAAAGCCTTCTAATAGTGGAACCTCTGGAAATACGTGGAAATATATCATTATTACTGCGGGTGTTGCTGTCTTGCTCATTCTTGCAGCAGCTATTTTCTGCATGTTCCGAAGCCAAGCAGTGGCAACCATAGGTCCTTGGAAAACTGGATTGAGTGGACAGTTGCAGAAAGCATTCATAACAG GGGTGCCCAAGTTGAATCGACCAGAGCTGGAAACAGCCTGTGAAGATTTCAGCAATATAATTGATACTTTTGATGGTTGCATTGTATATAAGGGAACACTGTCCAGTGGAGTTGAGATTGCCGTTGCTTcaacattaattaaaacttCCAAAGAGTGGACAAAGAACTCAGAGATAGCGTACCGAAAAAAG ATTGATACATTGTCACGGTTGAATCATAAGAACTTTGTCAATCTTATTGGCTACTGTGAGGAGGATGAACCCTTTGTTAGGATGATGGTGTTTGAGTATGCACCTAGTGGAACCCTCTTTGAGCATCTGCATG TTAAAGAAGTTGAACATCTTGACTGGAATGCAAGGATAAGGGTTATTATGGGAACAGCTTATTGTCTTCAATATATGCACCATGATCTGAATCCACCAGTAGCACATTCTAACCTGAATTCAGGTGCTATCTATTTAACAGATGATTATGCTGCTAAG ATTGCAGAAATCAGTTTCTGGACAGATGCTGCAACCAAGTCAAAGACCTCAGGTGAAGATGATAAAGAGACTTCAGAATTACCACCATTTGCTGATCCAGAAACAAATGTCTACAGTTTTGGAATATTGTTACTAGAAATCATTTCTGGAAAGCTCCAGTACTCAGAAGAACAAGGGTACCTTGTTCactgg GCTGCTGAATATTTAAATGACAAGCGGAGCATCAGCTACCTGATTGATCCGACACTCAAGTCCTTCAAAAATAATGAGCTTGATGTCATCTGTGAGGTTATCCAAGAATGCATCCGACCGGATCCAAGGCAGAGACTAACAATGAGGGACGTTGTTTCCAAATTGAGGGAAGTGATTGCTATCTCACCTGATCAAGCGACGCCAAGGCTTTCTCCCCTCTGGTGGGCTGAACTTGAGATCTTATCCGTGGAGGCAACTTAA
- the LOC126726215 gene encoding protein MALE DISCOVERER 2-like isoform X1, whose translation MGGRWKFSCFVALVLLSGFRGCWSLNDEGSALLEFRATIEYDPYGALANWNADDPDPCLWLGVCCINGEVQVLDLSGLSLEGTLAPEIGKLSNLRSLVLFKNHFSGAIPKELADLTKLEQLDLRDNNLRGTIPAEIGRMRSLKRLLLCDNKFEGSIPLELERLHKLSELKFDDNLSAAVATGIDYVNRKFGHCNGHGNSKQFNKADLFIIPIKGALMRYLHVLPLSLFKFGKDSPHGNGDSCYDKLASSSEPHMVHIAQKLVNFARRRLLEQSSNLAAAPASDGSSPSGPIIALPTMRSSGAFPAVPNEKKKKSPPPAPQPSPAHPNSSNSNRHPVQTPGSPRNTDNQKPSNSGTSGNTWKYIIITAGVAVLLILAAAIFCMFRSQAVATIGPWKTGLSGQLQKAFITGVPKLNRPELETACEDFSNIIDTFDGCIVYKGTLSSGVEIAVASTLIKTSKEWTKNSEIAYRKKIDTLSRLNHKNFVNLIGYCEEDEPFVRMMVFEYAPSGTLFEHLHVKEVEHLDWNARIRVIMGTAYCLQYMHHDLNPPVAHSNLNSGAIYLTDDYAAKIAEISFWTDAATKSKTSGEDDKETSELPPFADPETNVYSFGILLLEIISGKLQYSEEQGYLVHWRNNSSSTCQAAEYLNDKRSISYLIDPTLKSFKNNELDVICEVIQECIRPDPRQRLTMRDVVSKLREVIAISPDQATPRLSPLWWAELEILSVEAT comes from the exons ATGGGGGGTAGATGGAAGTTCTCGTGTTTCGTGGCATTGGTTCTTCTTTCGGGTTTCCGGGGATGTTGGTCGCTTAATGATGAAG GGTCAGCCTTGTTGGAATTCCGGGCCACAATAGAGTATGATCCGTATGGTGCTCTTGCAAATTGGAATGCTGATGACCCTGATCCTTGCTTGTGGTTGGGAGTTTGTTGCATCAATGGAGAAGTACAAGTGCT GGATCTGAGTGGGCTTTCTTTGGAGGGGACACTGGCACCTGAGATTGGGAAACTAAGTAACTTACGATCTCT TGTACTCTTCAAGAACCATTTCTCTGGTGCCATTCCTAAAGAGCTTGCAGACCTTACAAAGTTGGAGCAGTTGGACTTGAGAGACAATAACTTGAGGGGAACTATTCCAGCAGAAATAGGCAGGATGCGGTCACTAAAACGCTT ATTGCTTTGTGACAATAAATTTGAAGGCAGCATTCCTTTGGAACTTGAGAGGCTCCACAAGCTCTCTGAATtgaaatttgatgataaccTTTCAGCTGCTGTGGCCACAGGCATCGACTATGTAAATCGAAAGTTTGGACACTG CAATGGgcatggaaattcaaaacaattcAATAAGGCAGATTTGTTTATAATCCCAATTAAAGGAGCTCTTATGCGTTATCTCCATGTCCTGCCTTTGTCACT GTTTAAGTTTGGAAAGGACAGTCCGCATGGAAATGGAGACAGTTGCTATGATAAACTAGCTA GTTCATCTGAGCCACACATGGTCCATATTGCTCAGAAGCTTGTTAATTTTGCACGTCGTAGGCTACTTGAGCAATCCAGTAACCTTGCAGCTGCACCTGCTAGTGATGGGTCATCACCCTCTGGACCAATCATTGCTCTTCCAACTATGCGGAGTAGTGGGGCTTTCCCAGCTGtaccaaatgaaaagaagaaaaaatctcCCCCACCTGCACCACAGCCTTCTCCTGCTCATCCTAATAGTTCAAATTCTAACAGACATCCAGTCCAAACCCCTGGTTCTCCTAGAAATACAGACAATCAAAAGCCTTCTAATAGTGGAACCTCTGGAAATACGTGGAAATATATCATTATTACTGCGGGTGTTGCTGTCTTGCTCATTCTTGCAGCAGCTATTTTCTGCATGTTCCGAAGCCAAGCAGTGGCAACCATAGGTCCTTGGAAAACTGGATTGAGTGGACAGTTGCAGAAAGCATTCATAACAG GGGTGCCCAAGTTGAATCGACCAGAGCTGGAAACAGCCTGTGAAGATTTCAGCAATATAATTGATACTTTTGATGGTTGCATTGTATATAAGGGAACACTGTCCAGTGGAGTTGAGATTGCCGTTGCTTcaacattaattaaaacttCCAAAGAGTGGACAAAGAACTCAGAGATAGCGTACCGAAAAAAG ATTGATACATTGTCACGGTTGAATCATAAGAACTTTGTCAATCTTATTGGCTACTGTGAGGAGGATGAACCCTTTGTTAGGATGATGGTGTTTGAGTATGCACCTAGTGGAACCCTCTTTGAGCATCTGCATG TTAAAGAAGTTGAACATCTTGACTGGAATGCAAGGATAAGGGTTATTATGGGAACAGCTTATTGTCTTCAATATATGCACCATGATCTGAATCCACCAGTAGCACATTCTAACCTGAATTCAGGTGCTATCTATTTAACAGATGATTATGCTGCTAAG ATTGCAGAAATCAGTTTCTGGACAGATGCTGCAACCAAGTCAAAGACCTCAGGTGAAGATGATAAAGAGACTTCAGAATTACCACCATTTGCTGATCCAGAAACAAATGTCTACAGTTTTGGAATATTGTTACTAGAAATCATTTCTGGAAAGCTCCAGTACTCAGAAGAACAAGGGTACCTTGTTCactgg AGAAATAACTCATCATCAACTTGCCAGGCTGCTGAATATTTAAATGACAAGCGGAGCATCAGCTACCTGATTGATCCGACACTCAAGTCCTTCAAAAATAATGAGCTTGATGTCATCTGTGAGGTTATCCAAGAATGCATCCGACCGGATCCAAGGCAGAGACTAACAATGAGGGACGTTGTTTCCAAATTGAGGGAAGTGATTGCTATCTCACCTGATCAAGCGACGCCAAGGCTTTCTCCCCTCTGGTGGGCTGAACTTGAGATCTTATCCGTGGAGGCAACTTAA
- the LOC126726215 gene encoding protein MALE DISCOVERER 2-like isoform X3, producing MGGRWKFSCFVALVLLSGFRGCWSLNDEGSALLEFRATIEYDPYGALANWNADDPDPCLWLGVCCINGEVQVLDLSGLSLEGTLAPEIGKLSNLRSLVLFKNHFSGAIPKELADLTKLEQLDLRDNNLRGTIPAEIGRMRSLKRLLLCDNKFEGSIPLELERLHKLSELKFDDNLSAAVATGIDYVNRKFGHWFKFGKDSPHGNGDSCYDKLASSSEPHMVHIAQKLVNFARRRLLEQSSNLAAAPASDGSSPSGPIIALPTMRSSGAFPAVPNEKKKKSPPPAPQPSPAHPNSSNSNRHPVQTPGSPRNTDNQKPSNSGTSGNTWKYIIITAGVAVLLILAAAIFCMFRSQAVATIGPWKTGLSGQLQKAFITGVPKLNRPELETACEDFSNIIDTFDGCIVYKGTLSSGVEIAVASTLIKTSKEWTKNSEIAYRKKIDTLSRLNHKNFVNLIGYCEEDEPFVRMMVFEYAPSGTLFEHLHVKEVEHLDWNARIRVIMGTAYCLQYMHHDLNPPVAHSNLNSGAIYLTDDYAAKIAEISFWTDAATKSKTSGEDDKETSELPPFADPETNVYSFGILLLEIISGKLQYSEEQGYLVHWRNNSSSTCQAAEYLNDKRSISYLIDPTLKSFKNNELDVICEVIQECIRPDPRQRLTMRDVVSKLREVIAISPDQATPRLSPLWWAELEILSVEAT from the exons ATGGGGGGTAGATGGAAGTTCTCGTGTTTCGTGGCATTGGTTCTTCTTTCGGGTTTCCGGGGATGTTGGTCGCTTAATGATGAAG GGTCAGCCTTGTTGGAATTCCGGGCCACAATAGAGTATGATCCGTATGGTGCTCTTGCAAATTGGAATGCTGATGACCCTGATCCTTGCTTGTGGTTGGGAGTTTGTTGCATCAATGGAGAAGTACAAGTGCT GGATCTGAGTGGGCTTTCTTTGGAGGGGACACTGGCACCTGAGATTGGGAAACTAAGTAACTTACGATCTCT TGTACTCTTCAAGAACCATTTCTCTGGTGCCATTCCTAAAGAGCTTGCAGACCTTACAAAGTTGGAGCAGTTGGACTTGAGAGACAATAACTTGAGGGGAACTATTCCAGCAGAAATAGGCAGGATGCGGTCACTAAAACGCTT ATTGCTTTGTGACAATAAATTTGAAGGCAGCATTCCTTTGGAACTTGAGAGGCTCCACAAGCTCTCTGAATtgaaatttgatgataaccTTTCAGCTGCTGTGGCCACAGGCATCGACTATGTAAATCGAAAGTTTGGACACTG GTTTAAGTTTGGAAAGGACAGTCCGCATGGAAATGGAGACAGTTGCTATGATAAACTAGCTA GTTCATCTGAGCCACACATGGTCCATATTGCTCAGAAGCTTGTTAATTTTGCACGTCGTAGGCTACTTGAGCAATCCAGTAACCTTGCAGCTGCACCTGCTAGTGATGGGTCATCACCCTCTGGACCAATCATTGCTCTTCCAACTATGCGGAGTAGTGGGGCTTTCCCAGCTGtaccaaatgaaaagaagaaaaaatctcCCCCACCTGCACCACAGCCTTCTCCTGCTCATCCTAATAGTTCAAATTCTAACAGACATCCAGTCCAAACCCCTGGTTCTCCTAGAAATACAGACAATCAAAAGCCTTCTAATAGTGGAACCTCTGGAAATACGTGGAAATATATCATTATTACTGCGGGTGTTGCTGTCTTGCTCATTCTTGCAGCAGCTATTTTCTGCATGTTCCGAAGCCAAGCAGTGGCAACCATAGGTCCTTGGAAAACTGGATTGAGTGGACAGTTGCAGAAAGCATTCATAACAG GGGTGCCCAAGTTGAATCGACCAGAGCTGGAAACAGCCTGTGAAGATTTCAGCAATATAATTGATACTTTTGATGGTTGCATTGTATATAAGGGAACACTGTCCAGTGGAGTTGAGATTGCCGTTGCTTcaacattaattaaaacttCCAAAGAGTGGACAAAGAACTCAGAGATAGCGTACCGAAAAAAG ATTGATACATTGTCACGGTTGAATCATAAGAACTTTGTCAATCTTATTGGCTACTGTGAGGAGGATGAACCCTTTGTTAGGATGATGGTGTTTGAGTATGCACCTAGTGGAACCCTCTTTGAGCATCTGCATG TTAAAGAAGTTGAACATCTTGACTGGAATGCAAGGATAAGGGTTATTATGGGAACAGCTTATTGTCTTCAATATATGCACCATGATCTGAATCCACCAGTAGCACATTCTAACCTGAATTCAGGTGCTATCTATTTAACAGATGATTATGCTGCTAAG ATTGCAGAAATCAGTTTCTGGACAGATGCTGCAACCAAGTCAAAGACCTCAGGTGAAGATGATAAAGAGACTTCAGAATTACCACCATTTGCTGATCCAGAAACAAATGTCTACAGTTTTGGAATATTGTTACTAGAAATCATTTCTGGAAAGCTCCAGTACTCAGAAGAACAAGGGTACCTTGTTCactgg AGAAATAACTCATCATCAACTTGCCAGGCTGCTGAATATTTAAATGACAAGCGGAGCATCAGCTACCTGATTGATCCGACACTCAAGTCCTTCAAAAATAATGAGCTTGATGTCATCTGTGAGGTTATCCAAGAATGCATCCGACCGGATCCAAGGCAGAGACTAACAATGAGGGACGTTGTTTCCAAATTGAGGGAAGTGATTGCTATCTCACCTGATCAAGCGACGCCAAGGCTTTCTCCCCTCTGGTGGGCTGAACTTGAGATCTTATCCGTGGAGGCAACTTAA
- the LOC126726216 gene encoding uncharacterized protein LOC126726216, with the protein MPQFSPLFFIIIIVVFISIPTVRSDFDSSTIRLHSEDAADLCGGGGGGGEGPVAASCPVNCFRTDPVCGVDGVTYWCGCADALCAGVKVAKLGFCEVGNGGPGQALLLVHIVWLIVLAFSVLFGLF; encoded by the coding sequence ATGCCTCAGTTCTCTCccctcttcttcatcatcatcatcgtcgtcTTCATCTCCATCCCCACCGTCCGATCCGACTTCGACTCCTCAACCATCCGATTACACTCCGAAGACGCCGCCGATCTCTGcggcggaggaggaggaggaggagaaggacCCGTGGCCGCGTCCTGCCCCGTCAACTGCTTCCGGACCGATCCCGTCTGCGGCGTCGACGGCGTCACCTATTGGTGCGGCTGCGCCGACGCCCTCTGCGCCGGCGTCAAGGTCGCCAAGTTGGGATTCTGCGAGGTCGGCAATGGTGGCCCCGGCCAGGCCCTCCTTCTTGTCCACATTGTCTGGCTCATTGTGCTTGCCTTCTCTGTACTttttggccttttctga